The following proteins come from a genomic window of Halomarina ordinaria:
- the gvpK gene encoding gas vesicle protein GvpK produces MTRIDVDGDRASDGLLSLVIAVVEVVVEALEREAVRRMESGALSDEEIERLGTQLAALEEELEHLKTSQDLEQPVDDLRRDLDGLVGDFLDRVDDGGWEAVGDE; encoded by the coding sequence ATGACGAGAATTGACGTCGACGGCGACCGGGCGAGCGACGGGCTGCTCTCGCTGGTCATCGCCGTCGTGGAGGTGGTCGTCGAGGCGCTCGAACGCGAGGCGGTTCGCCGGATGGAGTCGGGGGCGCTCTCCGACGAGGAGATAGAGCGCCTCGGCACGCAACTGGCCGCGCTGGAGGAGGAACTGGAGCACCTGAAGACCAGTCAGGACCTGGAGCAACCGGTCGACGACCTCCGGCGCGACCTCGACGGCCTCGTCGGCGACTTCCTCGACCGCGTCGACGACGGCGGCTGGGAGGCGGTCGGCGATGAGTGA
- the gvpJ gene encoding gas vesicle protein GvpJ, producing the protein MAEPERYDADGSVRPRSDSLADVVEMLLDKGVVINADIVVSIGETELLGIRLRAALASFETAAEYGLEFPEGTDLRRVEHASGRESLEDIESEKPIDMSAPVEELGETAAGGATGGEGDASDEGDASGETDDGDETDTDGSDATDAETGGETNGDGDTEGGDDEN; encoded by the coding sequence ATGGCTGAACCCGAACGCTACGACGCCGACGGGTCGGTACGCCCCCGGAGCGACAGCCTCGCGGACGTCGTCGAGATGCTCCTCGACAAGGGGGTCGTCATCAACGCCGACATCGTCGTCAGCATCGGCGAGACGGAACTGCTCGGCATTCGCCTCCGGGCGGCGCTGGCCTCGTTCGAGACGGCCGCCGAGTACGGCCTCGAGTTCCCCGAGGGGACCGACCTGCGCCGGGTCGAACACGCCTCCGGACGGGAGAGCCTGGAGGACATCGAGTCCGAGAAACCCATCGACATGTCCGCGCCGGTCGAGGAACTGGGGGAGACGGCCGCCGGGGGAGCGACCGGCGGCGAGGGCGACGCTTCCGACGAGGGCGACGCCTCCGGCGAGACGGACGATGGGGACGAGACGGACACGGACGGGTCCGACGCGACCGACGCCGAGACGGGTGGTGAGACGAACGGCGACGGGGACACCGAGGGGGGAGATGACGAGAATTGA
- the gvpG gene encoding gas vesicle protein GvpG — MFILDDLLLRPLVAIGNVLHSMAIEELYDVGALRDELKENRLLFELGELSREEYELRQDDVRDRIALAEEAREHLSGRVEVKR; from the coding sequence ATGTTCATCCTCGACGACCTCCTGTTGCGCCCGCTGGTCGCCATCGGGAACGTCCTCCACTCGATGGCCATCGAGGAGCTGTACGACGTCGGGGCACTCCGCGACGAACTGAAGGAGAACCGGCTGCTGTTCGAACTGGGGGAGCTCTCCCGCGAGGAGTACGAACTGCGCCAGGACGACGTCCGCGACCGTATCGCGCTCGCGGAGGAGGCGCGCGAACACCTGAGCGGCCGGGTCGAGGTGAAACGCTGA
- a CDS encoding GvpL/GvpF family gas vesicle protein: MSDAHLYVYGVTHETDLERSVEGVDGGERLYTVDYGPLSAVVTDVDDLEPEETDENTRAHDDVIRDVITGEDPLTLVPMRFGMVFKNGRTLKSVLREARPAFTRALRDLDGTVELGVKCIVPEDSTVDREALAEDASERLSAVSEGEVDNGLFSDRLAFNRSYLVERADREAFDIAVEELEADYDEEVTVQYTGPYAPYNFVDIEIGAQR, from the coding sequence ATGAGCGACGCCCACCTCTACGTCTACGGCGTCACCCACGAGACCGACCTCGAACGGAGCGTCGAGGGGGTCGACGGCGGCGAGCGCCTCTACACGGTCGACTACGGCCCGCTCTCGGCGGTGGTGACCGACGTCGACGACCTCGAACCCGAGGAGACCGACGAGAACACGCGCGCGCACGACGACGTCATCCGCGACGTCATCACCGGCGAGGACCCGCTCACGCTCGTCCCGATGCGCTTCGGGATGGTGTTCAAGAACGGCCGGACGCTGAAGAGCGTCCTGCGCGAGGCGCGCCCGGCGTTCACGCGCGCGCTCCGCGACCTCGACGGCACCGTCGAACTGGGGGTGAAGTGCATCGTCCCGGAGGACTCGACGGTCGACCGGGAAGCGCTCGCCGAGGACGCCTCCGAGCGCCTGTCGGCGGTGAGCGAGGGGGAGGTCGACAACGGCCTGTTCAGCGACCGCCTCGCGTTCAACCGCTCGTACCTCGTCGAGCGCGCCGACCGCGAGGCGTTCGACATCGCGGTGGAGGAACTGGAGGCCGACTACGACGAGGAGGTGACGGTCCAGTACACCGGTCCGTACGCGCCGTACAACTTCGTCGACATCGAGATCGGGGCCCAGCGCTGA
- the gvpA gene encoding gas vesicle protein GvpA — protein MSSQRPGTSSLADVLDRILDKGVVIDIWARVSIIGIEILTVEARVVVASVDTFLHYAREMSKIEIASQSGELEDLQDLDRSTTPLVEPAGSS, from the coding sequence ATGTCCAGCCAACGACCGGGTACATCTAGTCTGGCAGACGTGCTCGACCGTATCCTCGACAAAGGTGTCGTCATCGACATCTGGGCGCGGGTCTCCATCATCGGTATCGAGATCCTCACCGTCGAGGCGCGCGTCGTCGTCGCGTCCGTCGACACGTTCCTCCACTACGCGAGGGAGATGTCGAAGATAGAGATAGCGAGTCAGTCCGGCGAGCTAGAGGACCTGCAGGACCTCGACCGCTCGACGACCCCGCTGGTCGAACCGGCCGGCTCGTCGTAA
- the gvpO gene encoding gas vesicle protein GvpO, halophile-type, with protein sequence MSEAESTDDGAGQCRALTGDGSRCERPAREDGFCYQHDEEDPTVSEADTDDEESSGENAESDEDESDGESAAASILEVRESVIEVAPDLIGRPLDGVSAVEQPGDGDGWRASVEVIERRAVPDSSDILGEYHVDLDGDGTVTGYRRVRRFRRGDTDDEEF encoded by the coding sequence ATGAGCGAGGCAGAATCGACCGACGACGGCGCCGGTCAGTGTCGAGCACTGACGGGCGACGGAAGCCGCTGTGAGCGCCCCGCCCGAGAGGACGGGTTCTGCTACCAGCACGACGAGGAGGACCCAACAGTGAGCGAGGCCGACACGGACGACGAGGAATCGAGCGGCGAGAACGCCGAGAGCGACGAGGACGAGTCGGACGGCGAGAGCGCCGCCGCCAGCATCCTCGAGGTCCGCGAGTCGGTCATCGAGGTGGCCCCCGACCTCATCGGGCGGCCGCTCGACGGCGTCTCCGCGGTCGAACAGCCCGGAGACGGCGACGGCTGGCGCGCGAGCGTCGAGGTCATCGAGCGCCGGGCCGTCCCGGACTCCTCGGACATCCTCGGGGAGTACCACGTCGACCTCGACGGCGACGGCACCGTCACGGGCTACCGTCGCGTGCGGCGCTTCCGCCGCGGCGACACCGACGACGAGGAGTTCTAA
- a CDS encoding DUF447 domain-containing protein produces MNGSDDLAGWPVALAGVTESVVTTLGPNERWNVAALGLFAPEDGGPVTARTWGRTRTWRNFRERGEGYVQFTRDPVDFVEAACSVREEDAPVLDGADAWAHVTVAVVDAGEESDTEWTEWELVPVEAAVERRVVPTTNRARAAVVEATVAASRLGVAGYDDEVLRERIRYFESVVDACAGARERAAWERFEELVAWRP; encoded by the coding sequence ATGAACGGGTCCGACGACCTCGCCGGGTGGCCCGTCGCGCTCGCGGGCGTCACCGAGTCGGTGGTGACGACGCTCGGCCCGAACGAGCGCTGGAACGTCGCCGCGCTCGGCCTGTTCGCACCCGAGGACGGCGGCCCGGTGACCGCCCGGACGTGGGGGCGAACCCGGACGTGGCGGAACTTCCGCGAGCGTGGCGAGGGGTACGTCCAGTTCACGCGCGACCCCGTCGACTTCGTCGAGGCGGCCTGCTCGGTGCGCGAGGAGGACGCCCCGGTCCTCGACGGCGCGGACGCGTGGGCGCACGTCACCGTCGCAGTCGTCGACGCGGGTGAGGAGAGCGACACCGAGTGGACGGAGTGGGAACTCGTGCCCGTCGAGGCGGCCGTCGAACGCCGGGTCGTCCCGACGACGAACCGCGCGCGCGCCGCCGTGGTGGAGGCGACGGTGGCCGCCTCCCGCCTCGGCGTCGCGGGGTACGACGACGAGGTGCTGCGCGAGCGCATCCGCTACTTCGAGTCGGTCGTCGACGCCTGCGCCGGCGCACGCGAGCGCGCCGCCTGGGAGCGTTTCGAAGAACTGGTCGCGTGGCGCCCGTGA